One Xiphophorus hellerii strain 12219 chromosome 24, Xiphophorus_hellerii-4.1, whole genome shotgun sequence DNA window includes the following coding sequences:
- the LOC116715679 gene encoding uncharacterized protein LOC116715679 isoform X1 has product MFWILLHVSLLVPAVQMLVLNGSTEAWTRSNLSLPTANTTRGDELTDQYQLNRTTTAAPQTGNLTLNVTFDPRTSTKQTSTKPTPQVKERLWTRILLGAVMVLVLMASGGVCWYFRHNFRRDYTKSIEADSGQPFVLLPCRTNVRLPRDARVEWTDRHGNKVHVYQNHDSVPEIQIQFYRTRTEMSVDSLQTGDLSLTLRIPTGADTDTYTCRVYSHRKRVLMKRRVQLQVKVQQVEVDSGADKVLLPFHTSAKLFKSCKVEWKDSENQMVHVFQDGSDRLENQDRFYRNRTEMNKDWTQTGDLTLTLKHLTYEDSNIYTCSIFSQEGNILYKKQVQLKVEDCQVEVEEGAESVQLPFKVAPDLLKGARIVWWRYDPKPVVIVHVYRFLSDQLQEQDHHYRTRTKMNEDLLQTGDISLTLSRPAAGAAESYRCGVWRKTKLVAWTTVLLKYKGGEQVQDEDPGNRDRSDSIDMTPLMSAESNDSLFDVLT; this is encoded by the exons atgttctggATCCTCCTGCACG TGTCCCTGCTGGTCCCTGCGGTCCAGATGCTGGTTCTGAACGGTTCTACAGAGGCCTGGACCCGATCCAACCTCAGCCTGCCCACCGCTAACACAACACGGGGAGATGAGCTGACGGATCAGTACCAGCTCAACAGAACCACAACCGCCGCTCCGCAGACAGGAAACCTGACCCTGAacgtgacctttgaccccagaaCCTCCACAAAGCAAACCTCCACAAAGCCAACGcctcaggtcaaag AACGGTTGTGGACCAGAATCCTGCTGGGTGCTgtgatggttctggttctgatggcttCTGGAGGCGTTTGCTGGTATTTTAGGCACAACTTCAGGAGAG ATTACACCAAAAGCATCGAGGCGGACTCCGGTCAGCCGTTCGTCCTGCTGCCCTGCAGGACCAACGTTCGCCTGCCGAGGGACGCCAGGGTGGAATGGACGGATCGCCACGGCAACAAGGTCCACGTCTACCAGAACCACGACAGCGTCCCCGAGATACAGATCCAGTTCTACAGAACCAGGACGGAGATGAGCGTCGACTCGCTGCAGACGGGAGACCTGAGCCTGACCCTCAGGATCCCCACAGGCGCCGACACGGACACCTACACCTGCCGCGTCTACAGCCACAGGAAACGCGTCCTGATGAAGAGACGGGTTCagctgcaggtcaaag TCCAACAGGTGGAGGTGGATTCAGGTGCAGACAAAGTCCTGCTACCCTTCCACACCTCAGCCAAGCTGTTCAAGTCTTgtaaagttgagtggaaggacaGTGAAAACCAGATGGTACACGTGTTTCAGGACGGTTCTGACCGTCTGGAGAACCAGGACCGGTTCTACAGAAACCGAACCGAGATGAACAAAGACTGGACACAAACTGGAGACCTCACTCTGACTCTGAAACACCTCACCTACGAAGACAGCAACATCTACACCTGCAGCATCTTCAGCCAGGAGGGAAACATCCTGTACAAGAAGCAAGTTCAGCTCAAGGTCGAAG actgtcaggtggaggtggaggaaggGGCGGAGTCAGTCCAGCTGCCGTTCAAAGTGGCACCTGATCTCCTTAAAGGCGCCAGAATAGTGTGGTGGCGCTACGACCCGAAACCGGTGGTGATTGTTCATGTTTATAGATTCCTTTCTGATCAGCTGCAAGAGCAGGACCATCactacagaaccagaaccaagatgAATGAAGACCTGCTGCAAACGGGAGACATCAGCCTGACCCTGAGCCGACCCGCAGCCGGCGCCGCAGAGAGCTACAGGTGTGGCGTCTGGAGGAAAACGAAACTGGTGGCGTGGACCACAGTTCTGCTCAAATACAAAG GAGGAGAGCAGGTTCAGGATGAAGATCCTGGAAACAGGGACAGAAGCGACTCCATCGACATGACGCCGCTCATGTCTGCCGAGTCCAACGACTCATTATTTGACGTTCTGACGTGA
- the LOC116715679 gene encoding uncharacterized protein LOC116715679 isoform X2: MLVLNGSTEAWTRSNLSLPTANTTRGDELTDQYQLNRTTTAAPQTGNLTLNVTFDPRTSTKQTSTKPTPQVKERLWTRILLGAVMVLVLMASGGVCWYFRHNFRRDYTKSIEADSGQPFVLLPCRTNVRLPRDARVEWTDRHGNKVHVYQNHDSVPEIQIQFYRTRTEMSVDSLQTGDLSLTLRIPTGADTDTYTCRVYSHRKRVLMKRRVQLQVKVQQVEVDSGADKVLLPFHTSAKLFKSCKVEWKDSENQMVHVFQDGSDRLENQDRFYRNRTEMNKDWTQTGDLTLTLKHLTYEDSNIYTCSIFSQEGNILYKKQVQLKVEDCQVEVEEGAESVQLPFKVAPDLLKGARIVWWRYDPKPVVIVHVYRFLSDQLQEQDHHYRTRTKMNEDLLQTGDISLTLSRPAAGAAESYRCGVWRKTKLVAWTTVLLKYKGGEQVQDEDPGNRDRSDSIDMTPLMSAESNDSLFDVLT; this comes from the exons ATGCTGGTTCTGAACGGTTCTACAGAGGCCTGGACCCGATCCAACCTCAGCCTGCCCACCGCTAACACAACACGGGGAGATGAGCTGACGGATCAGTACCAGCTCAACAGAACCACAACCGCCGCTCCGCAGACAGGAAACCTGACCCTGAacgtgacctttgaccccagaaCCTCCACAAAGCAAACCTCCACAAAGCCAACGcctcaggtcaaag AACGGTTGTGGACCAGAATCCTGCTGGGTGCTgtgatggttctggttctgatggcttCTGGAGGCGTTTGCTGGTATTTTAGGCACAACTTCAGGAGAG ATTACACCAAAAGCATCGAGGCGGACTCCGGTCAGCCGTTCGTCCTGCTGCCCTGCAGGACCAACGTTCGCCTGCCGAGGGACGCCAGGGTGGAATGGACGGATCGCCACGGCAACAAGGTCCACGTCTACCAGAACCACGACAGCGTCCCCGAGATACAGATCCAGTTCTACAGAACCAGGACGGAGATGAGCGTCGACTCGCTGCAGACGGGAGACCTGAGCCTGACCCTCAGGATCCCCACAGGCGCCGACACGGACACCTACACCTGCCGCGTCTACAGCCACAGGAAACGCGTCCTGATGAAGAGACGGGTTCagctgcaggtcaaag TCCAACAGGTGGAGGTGGATTCAGGTGCAGACAAAGTCCTGCTACCCTTCCACACCTCAGCCAAGCTGTTCAAGTCTTgtaaagttgagtggaaggacaGTGAAAACCAGATGGTACACGTGTTTCAGGACGGTTCTGACCGTCTGGAGAACCAGGACCGGTTCTACAGAAACCGAACCGAGATGAACAAAGACTGGACACAAACTGGAGACCTCACTCTGACTCTGAAACACCTCACCTACGAAGACAGCAACATCTACACCTGCAGCATCTTCAGCCAGGAGGGAAACATCCTGTACAAGAAGCAAGTTCAGCTCAAGGTCGAAG actgtcaggtggaggtggaggaaggGGCGGAGTCAGTCCAGCTGCCGTTCAAAGTGGCACCTGATCTCCTTAAAGGCGCCAGAATAGTGTGGTGGCGCTACGACCCGAAACCGGTGGTGATTGTTCATGTTTATAGATTCCTTTCTGATCAGCTGCAAGAGCAGGACCATCactacagaaccagaaccaagatgAATGAAGACCTGCTGCAAACGGGAGACATCAGCCTGACCCTGAGCCGACCCGCAGCCGGCGCCGCAGAGAGCTACAGGTGTGGCGTCTGGAGGAAAACGAAACTGGTGGCGTGGACCACAGTTCTGCTCAAATACAAAG GAGGAGAGCAGGTTCAGGATGAAGATCCTGGAAACAGGGACAGAAGCGACTCCATCGACATGACGCCGCTCATGTCTGCCGAGTCCAACGACTCATTATTTGACGTTCTGACGTGA
- the LOC116715703 gene encoding cyclin-dependent kinase 5 activator 2-like gives MGTLLSLPPGCRSAAAALKELPEVPEEEEEKKRRSVLLQALRCRKRLAALGSRGKSAPEGPKVRARPRQEEQMCIRRLVVQASTGELLHCLSDFLRRRCVKLKEFPSNRIVVWLRNVERALLLQGWQHQGFLSPASLVFVYLLCRDAVDEDTASEQELHATFLTCLYLAYCYLGNEISYPMKPFLVESSRDVFWERALEVIERRSADMLRLNAEPRFFTEVFQDLKRHSGGSGSGGGGSSGGGSSGGGSSGGGSSGGGGSGGGGTQRTTDQRMDDLD, from the exons ATGGGAACGCTGCTCTCTCTGCCTCCCGGCTGCCGATCCGCCGCGGCGGCTTTGAAGGAGCTGCCGGAGGttcctgaggaggaggaggagaagaagaggcgctctgtgctgctgcaggcGCTGCGCTGCAGGAAGCGGCTGGCGGCGCTGGGCTCCAGGGGGAAGTCGGCCCCCGAGGGCCCCAAGGTCAGAGCGCGGCCCCGGCAGGAGGAGCAGATGTGCATCAGGAGGCTGGTGGTTCAG GCCTCCACAGGCGAGCTTCTTCACTGTCTGTCCGACTTCCTGCGCCGGCGCTGCGTCAAGCTGAAGGAGTTCCCGTCCAATCGGATCGTCGTCTGGCTCAGGAACGTTGAGCgagcgctgctgctgcagggctggcag catCAGGGCTTCCTCAGCCCGGCCAGCCTCGTCTTCGTCTACCTGCTCTGCAGAGACGCGGTGGACGAGGACACGGCCTCGGAGCAGGAGCTCCACGCCACCTTCCTCACCTGTCTCTACCTGGCCTACTGTTACCTGGGCAACGAGATCTCCTACCCCATGAAGCCGTTCCTGGTGGAGTCGAGCCGCGACGTCTTCTGGGAGCGAGCGCTGGAGGTCATCGAGCGTCGGAGCGCCGACATGCTGCGCCTCAACGCCGAGCCGCGATTCTTCACCGAGGTTTTCCAGGACCTGAAGAGACACAGCGGCGGTTccggcagcggcggcggcggcagcagcgGTGGCGGCAGCAGCGGTGGCGGCAGCAGCGGTGGtggcagcagcggcggcggtggcagcggcggcggcggcaccCAGAGGACGACGGACCAGAGGATGGACGATCTGGACTGA